One region of Rhodothermales bacterium genomic DNA includes:
- a CDS encoding molybdopterin-dependent oxidoreductase has product MPKVTIDNQVYEFEGRPKALQLCLDKDHELPHFCYHPAMSAPANCRQCLIKAGTPAVDRETRKPRLDDDGNPVIQYFPKLMTSCSMDVTDGMVIHTHRSSDEVAQAQKDNLELLLINHPLDCPICDQAGHCPLQIQAYKYGPEGSRFEFTKVHKPKHVRLGPRVMLDGERCINCTRCVRFTDEISMSHQLTIIGRGVKNYPMTPPGTDFDEPYSMNVIDICPVGALTSIDFRFKSRIWEMSKTPSITTTNAKGSNCDYWVKDNLIMKVTPRQNMAVNAYWLADEDRLDYERFNKDRPGGPTVRGESASWETACNEAARLIKGVQPEEVLFLGSPYAPVEDNYLLVKLAAALGAATPQFMPRVMPGVGDGWLRTDDRTPNTQGCERLGMQAADPVLVKSRIAAGEIKLVYVLQDDPVAAGLIDAEALEALSVILHHFNTTNRTLSHADVTLPAATIVETVGTFVNADGHAQRVRPAKAIRGINRTLAMEMGQSRADRHGTPFDRWHTEENLVDCRPGWLSLPEVAERLGFEMTYKGPMQIMDEVSGSIAAFDGATYDAMGLLGVHLSEVGAAV; this is encoded by the coding sequence ATGCCGAAGGTCACAATAGATAATCAGGTTTACGAGTTTGAAGGGCGGCCGAAGGCGCTTCAGCTGTGTCTCGACAAGGATCACGAGCTGCCGCACTTCTGCTATCATCCTGCCATGTCGGCCCCGGCGAACTGCCGGCAGTGCCTGATCAAGGCCGGAACGCCCGCCGTGGATCGTGAAACCAGGAAGCCTCGTCTCGACGACGACGGCAACCCCGTCATCCAGTACTTTCCGAAGCTCATGACGAGCTGCTCGATGGATGTTACGGACGGTATGGTCATCCACACGCATCGGAGCAGCGACGAAGTCGCTCAGGCTCAGAAGGACAACCTGGAGCTGTTGCTGATCAATCACCCGCTCGATTGTCCGATCTGTGACCAGGCGGGACACTGCCCGCTGCAGATTCAGGCGTACAAGTACGGACCGGAGGGCTCCCGATTCGAGTTCACCAAAGTCCACAAGCCGAAGCACGTTCGCCTCGGTCCCCGCGTGATGCTGGACGGAGAGCGCTGCATCAACTGCACGCGCTGTGTGCGCTTCACGGATGAGATATCGATGAGCCACCAGCTCACGATCATCGGCCGCGGGGTCAAGAACTACCCGATGACGCCGCCGGGGACAGACTTCGACGAACCGTATTCGATGAACGTCATCGACATTTGCCCGGTGGGTGCGCTCACCTCGATCGACTTCCGCTTCAAGTCGCGAATCTGGGAGATGAGCAAGACGCCGTCAATCACCACGACCAATGCCAAGGGGTCGAACTGCGACTACTGGGTGAAGGACAACCTCATCATGAAGGTTACGCCGCGGCAAAATATGGCGGTCAACGCGTACTGGCTGGCGGACGAAGATCGACTGGACTACGAGCGGTTCAACAAAGACCGTCCGGGCGGTCCTACGGTGAGGGGCGAATCCGCCTCCTGGGAAACCGCGTGCAATGAGGCTGCCCGTCTTATCAAGGGCGTTCAACCGGAGGAAGTACTGTTCCTTGGATCTCCGTATGCGCCGGTCGAAGACAATTATCTGTTGGTCAAACTCGCGGCTGCACTCGGTGCCGCGACACCGCAGTTCATGCCGCGTGTCATGCCAGGTGTGGGCGACGGATGGCTGAGGACCGACGACCGCACCCCTAACACACAGGGCTGCGAGCGTCTTGGGATGCAAGCGGCAGATCCTGTCCTGGTGAAGTCACGGATCGCCGCCGGGGAGATCAAGCTGGTGTATGTGCTGCAGGACGATCCCGTGGCCGCGGGGCTGATTGATGCTGAGGCGCTGGAAGCTTTATCTGTTATCCTGCACCACTTTAACACGACAAATCGGACGTTGTCGCACGCGGACGTTACGCTGCCGGCGGCTACCATCGTAGAGACGGTGGGCACGTTCGTCAATGCGGATGGACACGCCCAGCGCGTTCGGCCGGCCAAGGCCATCCGAGGTATCAATCGGACGCTCGCAATGGAAATGGGTCAGAGCCGCGCCGACCGGCATGGAACACCTTTTGATCGGTGGCACACCGAGGAAAACCTCGTGGACTGTCGGCCGGGATGGCTGTCGCTGCCGGAAGTTGCGGAACGACTCGGATTCGAGATGACCTACAAAGGTCCGATGCAGATCATGGACGAGGTGTCTGGAAGTATCGCCGCCTTCGACGGAGCGACGTACGACGCAATGGGTCTGCTCGGCGTTCACCTGTCGGAAGTGGGGGCTGCAGTATGA
- the nuoH gene encoding NADH-quinone oxidoreductase subunit NuoH: MDLPLYWTAAVAFLLINFFLVSASVLVYAERKVSGVIQNRPGPNRVGPFGFLQPFADVLKLILKEDIRPSAANSFVHSLAPLLMVTIAMSATALIPVARGIVVADFDVSVLALLALTSISVYGITLAGWSSNSKYSLLGGLRSSAQMISYELSMGLAVVSVILMAASLSLVEIVEDQALVWNVFRNPVGAIIFIVTAFAETNRTPFDLPEAEQELVGGYHTEYSGMKFGMFFLAEYVNFFVASFVIVTLFFGGYLLPFEYLYSQAFYDGGLGWLLTVLQVLFLIAKAGFFAFLFIWVRWTLPRFKYNQLMTLGWKVLLPLALVNVMIIAVIMAIF; this comes from the coding sequence ATGGATTTACCCCTGTACTGGACGGCGGCGGTTGCCTTCCTGTTGATCAATTTCTTTCTGGTCTCGGCATCCGTACTGGTGTACGCCGAGCGGAAAGTGTCGGGCGTGATACAGAATCGGCCGGGCCCGAATCGCGTCGGACCATTCGGATTTTTGCAGCCGTTTGCAGATGTGCTGAAGCTCATTCTGAAGGAAGACATTCGGCCGTCAGCGGCCAACTCGTTCGTGCACTCCCTCGCACCGCTCCTGATGGTCACGATCGCCATGTCGGCGACCGCGCTGATTCCTGTCGCGCGCGGCATCGTGGTCGCAGACTTTGACGTGAGCGTCCTCGCCCTGCTGGCACTTACGTCGATCAGCGTCTACGGTATCACGCTGGCGGGCTGGAGCTCCAACTCCAAGTACTCGCTGCTGGGAGGCCTGCGCTCATCAGCCCAGATGATCTCATATGAACTGTCGATGGGGCTTGCTGTGGTTTCGGTGATTTTGATGGCCGCGAGCCTCAGTCTTGTCGAGATCGTCGAAGACCAGGCCCTGGTTTGGAACGTATTCAGAAACCCGGTGGGCGCGATCATATTCATCGTGACGGCTTTTGCCGAAACGAACCGGACGCCCTTCGACTTGCCGGAAGCGGAGCAGGAGCTCGTTGGCGGCTATCACACGGAATACAGCGGAATGAAGTTCGGCATGTTCTTTCTGGCCGAGTATGTAAACTTCTTCGTGGCGTCGTTCGTGATTGTCACACTGTTTTTCGGAGGATACCTGCTTCCGTTCGAGTATCTGTATTCGCAGGCGTTCTACGATGGCGGGCTCGGGTGGCTCCTCACTGTATTGCAGGTCCTTTTCCTGATCGCAAAGGCGGGATTCTTTGCCTTCCTGTTCATCTGGGTCCGGTGGACGTTGCCGCGGTTCAAGTACAATCAGTTGATGACGCTTGGCTGGAAGGTCCTTCTTCCACTCGCGCTTGTTAACGTGATGATCATCGCCGTGATCATGGCGATATTCTAG
- a CDS encoding ribulose-phosphate 3-epimerase: MIKLAPSILAADFGNLEDQCRQAIAAGADWLHIDVMDGHFVPNITIGPLVVRALRTLCNDTGALLDVHLMIEEPERYVDAFVDAGADIVTVHVETCPHLHRTVQQIREAGVAAGVTLNPSTPISSLEEIIADVDLVLVMSVNPGFGGQAYIPSSTDKIRRIRQMLDDVMSDAYLEVDGGVNVSNIREVAGAGADVVVAGSAVFRGDHQIEKNIRRLREALHIEA; encoded by the coding sequence ATGATCAAACTGGCCCCCTCGATTCTCGCGGCCGATTTCGGGAATCTGGAAGACCAGTGCCGGCAGGCCATCGCGGCCGGTGCGGACTGGCTGCACATCGATGTCATGGATGGGCATTTCGTGCCCAATATTACGATTGGGCCACTGGTCGTACGCGCATTGCGAACCCTCTGCAATGATACCGGAGCGCTGCTGGATGTTCACCTGATGATCGAGGAGCCGGAGCGGTATGTCGATGCGTTTGTCGACGCCGGTGCCGACATCGTCACCGTGCACGTCGAGACCTGTCCACACCTTCACAGGACGGTCCAGCAGATCCGTGAGGCGGGCGTTGCAGCCGGTGTAACGCTGAATCCGTCGACGCCGATATCGAGCCTGGAAGAGATCATTGCAGACGTTGATCTGGTGCTGGTCATGTCGGTCAATCCCGGGTTTGGAGGCCAGGCGTACATACCGTCCAGCACGGACAAGATTCGTCGCATCCGGCAGATGCTGGATGACGTGATGTCCGATGCGTATCTGGAGGTTGACGGGGGCGTTAACGTATCGAATATTCGCGAAGTAGCAGGCGCAGGTGCGGACGTTGTCGTCGCGGGCAGCGCCGTCTTTCGCG